One window of Myxocyprinus asiaticus isolate MX2 ecotype Aquarium Trade chromosome 4, UBuf_Myxa_2, whole genome shotgun sequence genomic DNA carries:
- the LOC127431908 gene encoding protein spinster homolog 3, with protein sequence MSVRYGSFSSELPDGDASTIQTNSISPRRSYIAVAVLCYINLLNYMDRYTIAGVLLSIQKYFGISDSTSGLLQTVFICSFMFLAPVFGYLGDRYDRKLIMIAGLFVWIVTTLGSSFVKQAHFWILVLTRAMVGTGEASYSTIAPTIIGDLFTGTQRTLMISFFYIFIPVGSGLGYILGATIANATGDWRWALRVNPALGVLGLLLLVFLIPNPPRGASDSHGAAMESTSYLEDIKYLLKNRSFVWSSLGVTAMAFVTGALAFWTPTFLSRAQVTQGLRPPCEVEPCNPIDSYIFGAITVVTGIVGVFLGTCISKKLRDRVPNADPLICAVGMLSSSPCFFIAIILASTSIPATYTFIAIGETLLSLNWAILADILLYVVVPTRRATAEALQIMVCHLLGDAGSPYLIGAISDALRNYNPDSPSWDFRRLEYSVLLCPFIGVLGGLFFLMTSLYIKEDRKAAELLMSGHANVQPATSAESV encoded by the exons ATGAGTGTACGTTATGGCTCCTTCAGCTCTGAGTTACCAGATGGCGATGCATCCACAATACAGACAAACTCCATCTCCCCAAGACGCTCCTACATCGCAGTGGCAGTGCTCTGCTATATTAATCTCCTCAACTATATGGACCGTTATACCATAGCAG GTGTGCTGCTTAGCATCCAGAAGTACTTTGGAATCAGTGACAGCACCTCTGGCCTCCTGCAGACAG TTTTTATCTGTAGCTTTATGTTCTTGGCGCCAGTTTTTGGTTATCTTGGAGACCGTTATGACAGGAAGCTTATCATGATTGCTGGGTTGTTTGTGTGGATTGTCACGACCCTGGGCAGCTCTTTCGTCAAACAGGCG CACTTCTGGATTCTGGTCCTGACGAGGGCAATGGTTGGTACAGGAGAAGCCAGTTACTCCACCATAGCTCCTACAATCATTGGTGACTTGTTTACTGGCACCCAGAGAACTCTCATGATCTCCTTCTTCTATATTTTCATTCCGGTTGGAAG TGGTCTTGGATATATACTGGGGGCAACAATAGCTAATGCAACAGGTGACTGGAGATGGGCCCTGAGG GTAAATCCTGCTCTGGGAGTGCTGGGTCTACTTCTTCTGGTGTTTCTTATTCCTAATCCTCCTCGTGGAGCCTCAGACAGCCATGGAGCAGCCATGGAAAGCACCTCCTACCTTGAGGACATCAAGTACCTCCTGAAGAA TCGGAGTTTTGTCTGGTCATCTTTGGGTGTGACTGCCATGGCTTTTGTGACAGGGGCTCTGGCCTTCTGGACTCCCACCTTCCTGTCCCGTGCCCAGGTTACACAGGGACTCAGGCCACCTTGTGAGGTCGAGCCCTGTAACCCTATAGACAG TTACATCTTTGGGGCAATCACAGTGGTGACGGGGATTGTGGGAGTGTTTCTGGGCACCTGCATATCAAAGAAGCTGAGAGACAGAGTACCCAATGCAGACCCTCTCATATGTGCTGTGGGCATGCTAAGTTCCTCCCCCTGCTTTTTCATCGCCATCATACTAGCATCCACCAGTATCCCAGCCACATAT ACATTCATTGCTATTGGAGAGACTCTGCTGTCCCTCAACTGGGCTATTCTGGCTGACATCCTGCTG TATGTTGTCGTGCCTACTAGAAGAGCCACAGCTGAAGCCTTACAGATTATGGTCTGTCATCTCCTCGGAGATGCAGGAAGTCCATACCTTATTGGTGCG ATCTCAGATGCCCTACGCAATTATAATCCAGATTCTCCTAGCTGGGACTTCCGCAGACTGGAATATAGCGTTCTTCTCTGCCCCTTCATTGGGGTTTTGGGTGGCCTGTTTTTCCTAATGACCTCTCTGTATATAAAAGAGGACCGAAAAGCAGCAGAACTGCTCATGTCAG GACATGCTAATGTGCAGCCAGCAACATCCGCAGAGTCAGTGTGA
- the LOC127431932 gene encoding ubiquitin-conjugating enzyme E2 G1 codes for MTEPQSALLLRRQLAELNKNPVEGFSAGLIDDNDLYRWEVLIIGPPDTLYEGGVFKAHLTFPKDYPLRPPKMKFITEIWHPNVDKNGDVCISILHEPGEDKYGYEKPEERWLPIHTVETIMISVISMLADPNGDSPANVDAAKEWREDRHGEFKRKVARCVRKSQETAFE; via the exons ATGACGGAGCCTCAGTCAGCACTGTTACTCAGGAGACAGCTGGCAG AACTGAACAAAAATCCTGTGGAAGGATTCTCAGCCGGTTTAATAGATGATAATGACCTCTATAGATGGGAAGTGCTAATAATCGGTCCTCCTGATACACTCTA TGAGGGTGGTGTCTTTAAAGCCCATCTTACGTTTCCCAAAGACTATCCTCTCAGACCTCCTAAAATGAAGTTCATAACAGAAATATGGCATCCAAACG TCGACAAGAATGGTGATGTTTGTATTTCAATATTACACGAACCAGGGGAAGATAAATACGGCTATGAGAAACCAGAGGAGCGCTGGCTCCCCATCCACACTGTAGAGACCATCATGATTAGTGTCATCTCTATGCTAGCTGACCCCAATGGAGATTCCCCTGCCAACGTTGATGCAGCA aaaGAGTGGAGGGAAGACAGACATGGTGAATTCAAAAGGAAAGTTGCGCGCTGTGTAAGAAAAAGTCAAGAGACTGCCTTTGAGTGA